In Candidatus Schekmanbacteria bacterium RIFCSPLOWO2_02_FULL_38_14, the genomic stretch AACGATTACAAAAAAACCTACAACTGAGGCTACAACTCCAGCCTTAACAGAATCAGCACCAAGCGTAGGACCAACTGTCCTCTCTTCAAGATAGGTTATTTCAGCAGGCAAAGCCCCTGCCCTTAAAATAACAACCAAGTCTTGTGCTTCATCATATGAAAAATTTCCTGTAATTTCCCCCCTGTCAGTTATTTTTGACCTTACAACAGGCGCTGACTGAATCTTTCTATCAAGAACAATTGCAAGTTGCTTTCCGATATTCTCTTCTGTAACCCTGCCAAACGCATTTGCTCCTTCACCATCAAACTCAAAATTTACTGCAGGCATTCCGTTTTCATCCTGCCCAACCCTTGCATCCTTTAAATACCTTCCTGAAACCTGAGCCTCTTTGGTTACGACAAGATATCCCTTGATACCTCCACCATCCTGCTCTCTCAGGTAATAAGGCAAAATCTCAAGGTCATCTGGAAGCTGGTTATTATATTTTTTTAAAATATCTTCAGGGCTTGCGCCTTCTCCCCTGACTATTTTAAATTCCAGAACCCCTCCTGTCTTAATTATCTTTTTAGCCCTTTCAGGGTCATCCAGTCCCGGAAGCTGGATTACAATGCGGTCCTTTCCCTGTGCCTGAATTATTGGTTCGCTTACACCAAATTTATCAACCCTGTTTCTTATTATCTCAATTGCCTGCTGAACAGTAAGGTTCATATAATTATTTGCTATGCTCTGGTCAAAAGAGTAAATTAATTCTGCCTCTTTTTCAGCGCTGAATTTAAGCTCTGAAAAGTTTTTCTTAATAAGGGCTTTTACGTTTTCAATATCGTTTTTATTTAGAAGTTTTATGGAAATGTTTCTATTGCCATCAACCTTTATTTCT encodes the following:
- a CDS encoding protein-export membrane protein SecD, with product MKKDLQWKVILIIVLVALSLWSVYPLDEKIKLGLDLQGGVHLLLQVDTKKALDNEVVRVKNILKRNLEEKKFSSSEIKVDGNRNISIKLLNKNDIENVKALIKKNFSELKFSAEKEAELIYSFDQSIANNYMNLTVQQAIEIIRNRVDKFGVSEPIIQAQGKDRIVIQLPGLDDPERAKKIIKTGGVLEFKIVRGEGASPEDILKKYNNQLPDDLEILPYYLREQDGGGIKGYLVVTKEAQVSGRYLKDARVGQDENGMPAVNFEFDGEGANAFGRVTEENIGKQLAIVLDRKIQSAPVVRSKITDRGEITGNFSYDEAQDLVVILRAGALPAEITYLEERTVGPTLGADSVKAGVVASVVGFFVIVVFIVIYYKWSGFVANFALLLNGILLLGAMSYFKFTLTLPGIAGIALTLGMAVDANVLIYERIREELRLGRTIKSAIQMGFSRAFATILDSNVTTLIAGVVLFQFGTGPVKGFAVTLSIGLIISMFTAVFVSRVIFDMRLVSKKMTKLSI